In Streptomyces sp. NBC_00091, the following proteins share a genomic window:
- a CDS encoding potassium/proton antiporter, with protein sequence MLLVAVAAVRVSSRSGLPSLLIYLGIGIAIGQDGIGNVVFDNAELTQVIGYAALVVILAEGGLGTKWKEIKPALPAAVVLSLVGVAVSVGVTAAGAHYLVGLEWRQALLIGAVVSSTDAAAVFSVLRKVPLPSRVTGVLEAESGFNDAPVVILVVAFAAVGPVDEWYMLVGKIALELAIGAAIGLTVGFLGAYGLRHVALPASGLYPIAVMAIAVTAYAAGAMAHGSGFLAVYLAAMVLGNAKLPHWPATRGFADGLGWIAQIGMFVLLGLLVTPHELVHDFWPAVIIGLVLTMVARPLEVFVSLLPFRIPWQEQALMSWAGLRGAVPIILATIPMVTGIEGSDRVFNIVFVLVVVYTLVQGPTLPWLARKLNLRDTDEAAADLGIESAPLEKLRGHLLSFAIPPASRMHGVEVGELRLPAGASVTLVVRDAKSFVPAPSTVLRRGDELLVVATDPVRDAAEARLRAVARGGKLAGWLGTGGGTSL encoded by the coding sequence GTGCTGCTCGTCGCGGTCGCGGCGGTGCGCGTCTCCTCACGCAGCGGCCTCCCCAGCCTGCTCATCTACCTCGGCATAGGCATAGCGATAGGCCAGGACGGCATCGGCAACGTCGTATTCGACAACGCCGAGCTGACGCAGGTCATCGGTTATGCCGCGCTCGTCGTCATCCTCGCCGAGGGCGGTCTGGGCACCAAGTGGAAAGAGATCAAGCCGGCACTGCCGGCCGCGGTCGTCCTGTCGCTGGTCGGCGTCGCGGTCAGCGTGGGCGTGACGGCGGCGGGCGCGCACTACCTGGTCGGGCTGGAGTGGCGCCAGGCGCTGCTGATCGGCGCGGTCGTCTCCTCGACCGACGCGGCGGCCGTCTTCTCCGTGCTGCGCAAGGTCCCGCTGCCCTCGCGGGTGACGGGCGTGCTGGAGGCGGAGTCCGGCTTCAACGACGCCCCGGTCGTCATCCTGGTGGTGGCCTTCGCGGCGGTCGGACCGGTGGACGAGTGGTACATGCTGGTCGGCAAGATCGCGCTGGAGCTGGCGATCGGCGCCGCGATCGGCCTGACGGTGGGCTTCCTGGGGGCGTACGGACTGCGGCACGTGGCGCTGCCCGCCTCGGGCCTGTACCCGATCGCGGTGATGGCGATAGCCGTGACGGCGTACGCGGCCGGCGCCATGGCGCACGGCTCCGGCTTCCTCGCGGTGTACCTGGCGGCGATGGTGCTGGGGAACGCGAAGCTGCCGCACTGGCCGGCCACGCGCGGGTTCGCGGACGGGCTCGGCTGGATCGCGCAGATCGGCATGTTCGTGCTGCTGGGCCTGCTGGTCACCCCGCACGAGCTGGTGCACGACTTCTGGCCCGCCGTGATCATCGGGCTGGTGCTGACGATGGTGGCGCGGCCGCTGGAGGTCTTCGTCAGCCTGCTGCCCTTCCGGATCCCGTGGCAGGAGCAGGCCCTGATGTCGTGGGCCGGCCTGCGCGGCGCCGTGCCCATCATCCTGGCGACGATCCCCATGGTGACCGGGATCGAGGGCAGCGACCGGGTCTTCAACATCGTCTTCGTGCTCGTGGTCGTCTACACGCTGGTGCAGGGGCCGACCCTGCCGTGGCTGGCGCGCAAGCTGAACCTCCGCGACACCGACGAGGCCGCCGCGGACCTCGGGATCGAGTCGGCGCCGCTGGAGAAGCTGCGCGGACACCTGCTGTCCTTCGCGATCCCGCCCGCCTCGCGGATGCACGGCGTCGAGGTCGGCGAGCTGCGGCTGCCGGCGGGGGCGTCGGTGACGCTGGTGGTGCGGGACGCGAAGAGCTTCGTACCGGCGCCGTCGACCGTGCTGCGCCGGGGGGACGAGCTGCTGGTGGTGGCCACGGATCCGGTGCGGGACGCGGCGGAGGCCCGGCTGCGGGCGGTGGCGCGCGGCGGCAAGCTGGCGGGGTGGCTGGGCACCGGTGGCGGAACGTCGCTCTAG
- a CDS encoding molybdenum cofactor biosynthesis protein B translates to MVVTASNRASQGVYADKGGPLLAEALQKLGFAVDGPRVVPDGDPVEQALREGVAAGYDVILTTGGTGISPTDRTPDATARVLDYEIPGIPQAIRAEGLAKVATAALSRGLAGVAGRTLIVNLPGSTGGVKDGLAVLSRILPHAVDQIRGGDHPRPDAAPGSPS, encoded by the coding sequence CTGGTCGTCACCGCCTCGAACCGCGCCTCGCAGGGCGTGTACGCCGACAAGGGCGGCCCGCTGCTCGCGGAGGCGCTGCAGAAGCTGGGCTTCGCGGTGGACGGCCCGCGCGTCGTCCCCGACGGCGATCCGGTCGAGCAGGCGCTGCGCGAGGGCGTGGCCGCCGGCTACGACGTCATCCTGACCACCGGCGGCACCGGCATCTCGCCGACGGACCGGACCCCGGACGCCACCGCGCGGGTGCTGGACTACGAGATCCCGGGCATCCCGCAGGCCATCCGCGCGGAGGGCCTGGCCAAGGTGGCGACCGCGGCCCTGTCGCGGGGCCTGGCGGGCGTGGCCGGCCGCACCCTGATCGTGAACCTGCCCGGTTCCACGGGCGGGGTGAAGGACGGCCTGGCGGTGCTGTCCCGGATCCTTCCGCACGCCGTCGACCAGATCCGGGGCGGCGACCACCCCAGACCTGACGCGGCGCCCGGGAGCCCGAGCTGA
- the moaC gene encoding cyclic pyranopterin monophosphate synthase MoaC → MSTQSRLTHIDEAGAARMVDVSEKDVTTRTARASGRVLVSPRVIELLRGEGVPKGDALATARIAGIMGAKKTPDLIPLCHPLAVSGVKVDLKVADDAVEILATVKTTDRTGVEMEALTAVAVAGLTVIDMVKAVDKGAVITDVRVEEKTGGKSGDWTRA, encoded by the coding sequence ATGAGTACGCAGAGCAGGCTGACGCACATCGACGAGGCCGGCGCGGCCCGGATGGTCGACGTCTCGGAGAAGGACGTGACCACCCGGACGGCGCGCGCCAGCGGACGCGTCCTCGTCTCGCCCCGGGTGATCGAGCTGCTGCGCGGCGAGGGCGTGCCGAAGGGCGACGCCCTCGCCACCGCGCGGATCGCCGGGATCATGGGGGCCAAGAAGACCCCCGACCTGATCCCGCTCTGCCACCCGCTGGCGGTCTCCGGGGTGAAGGTGGACCTCAAGGTCGCCGACGACGCCGTCGAGATCCTCGCCACCGTCAAGACCACCGACCGCACGGGCGTCGAGATGGAGGCGCTGACCGCGGTCGCCGTCGCCGGCCTCACCGTGATCGACATGGTGAAGGCCGTCGACAAGGGCGCGGTCATCACCGACGTCCGGGTGGAGGAGAAGACCGGCGGTAAGTCCGGCGACTGGACCCGCGCGTGA
- a CDS encoding GNAT family N-acetyltransferase, giving the protein MVLVDGDVTLRPIKLRDQRAWREVNRRNRDWLRPWEATIPPPAPWGPVIHRPTYRQMVRHLRAEANAGRMLPFVIEYQGRLVGQLTVAGITWGSMCAAHVGYWVDRDVAGRGVMPTAVALAVDHCFGKVGLHRIEVCIRPENGPSRRVVEKLGFREEGLRPRYLHIDGAWRDHLVFALTAEEVPQGLLRRWHRTRTRTRKPESPPPASA; this is encoded by the coding sequence GTGGTACTGGTGGACGGCGATGTCACGCTCCGGCCGATAAAGCTGCGGGACCAGCGCGCCTGGCGCGAGGTCAACCGCCGCAACCGCGACTGGCTGCGGCCGTGGGAGGCCACGATCCCGCCGCCCGCGCCGTGGGGGCCGGTGATCCACCGGCCCACGTACCGGCAGATGGTCCGCCACCTGCGGGCGGAGGCGAACGCGGGCCGGATGCTGCCCTTCGTCATCGAGTACCAGGGGCGCCTGGTCGGCCAGCTCACGGTCGCCGGGATCACCTGGGGCTCGATGTGCGCCGCCCATGTGGGCTACTGGGTGGACCGCGACGTGGCGGGCCGCGGGGTGATGCCGACGGCGGTCGCGCTCGCCGTCGACCACTGCTTCGGGAAGGTCGGACTGCACCGGATCGAGGTGTGCATCCGCCCCGAGAACGGCCCCAGCCGCCGAGTCGTGGAGAAGCTCGGCTTCCGTGAGGAGGGGCTGCGGCCGCGTTATCTACATATCGACGGGGCGTGGCGCGACCACCTGGTCTTCGCGCTCACGGCGGAGGAGGTCCCGCAGGGGCTGCTGCGCCGCTGGCACCGGACGCGGACGCGGACGCGCAAGCCGGAAAGCCCGCCGCCGGCGTCCGCGTAA
- a CDS encoding S28 family serine protease: MRRTLRWLLTLVVLIGTAGAAGATPGATTAAAERPPTADIKDRLLAIPGMSLIEEKPAPGYRFFVLSYTQPVDHRDPSKGTFQQRLSVLHKDTSSPTVFYTRGYGLMPEGEEPAPERQEPTQIVDGNQVTVEYRFFTPSSPDPVDWTKAGIWQGASDHHRIHQALKKIYGKKWISTGNSKSGMVATYYERFYPHDMDGVVAYSASNDAVNDDDSAYDRFFATVGTQECRDRLNAIEREALIRREPLERLLQQWADTNGYSYDVLGGLDRGFEAVVRDFAWVFWQYDHEANCLSEIPVAATASDQELFDIIDLVSGWLYYTDQDHLFYIPYYYQAGTELGWPTIQSPHLAGLNRYSYPTMREQVPRDIPMTFKPGVMRDMDGWIRRHADHMLFIYGQNDPWAAEKFRPGKGSRDSYVLTGPGANHDILVPDLTESDRTLATAKILEWAGVADAAVLADPAQAKPLAKYDAALDKADSEREPRRRR, from the coding sequence ATGCGCAGGACCCTCAGATGGCTGCTTACCCTCGTCGTGCTGATCGGCACGGCGGGCGCGGCCGGAGCGACACCAGGAGCGACGACCGCCGCCGCCGAAAGGCCCCCCACCGCCGATATCAAGGACCGCCTCCTCGCGATCCCGGGGATGAGCCTCATCGAGGAGAAGCCGGCTCCCGGCTATCGCTTCTTCGTCCTCAGCTACACGCAGCCGGTGGACCACCGGGATCCCTCCAAGGGCACCTTCCAGCAGCGGCTCAGCGTGCTACACAAGGACACCAGCAGTCCGACGGTGTTCTACACGCGTGGTTACGGCCTTATGCCCGAAGGCGAGGAACCGGCGCCCGAACGCCAGGAGCCGACCCAGATCGTCGATGGCAACCAGGTCACCGTGGAATACCGCTTCTTCACTCCGTCAAGCCCCGATCCGGTCGACTGGACCAAGGCAGGTATCTGGCAGGGCGCAAGCGACCACCATCGGATCCACCAGGCGCTGAAGAAGATCTACGGCAAGAAGTGGATCTCCACGGGCAATTCGAAGAGCGGCATGGTCGCCACCTACTACGAGCGCTTCTACCCGCACGACATGGACGGTGTGGTCGCGTACTCCGCATCCAACGATGCGGTGAACGACGACGACTCGGCGTATGACCGGTTCTTCGCGACGGTAGGCACACAGGAGTGCCGCGACCGGCTGAACGCCATCGAGCGCGAGGCTCTGATCCGCCGAGAGCCGCTGGAGAGGCTGTTGCAGCAGTGGGCCGACACCAACGGCTACAGCTACGACGTCCTCGGCGGCCTTGACCGCGGCTTCGAGGCTGTGGTCAGGGACTTCGCCTGGGTCTTCTGGCAGTACGACCACGAGGCAAACTGCCTCAGCGAGATCCCGGTCGCGGCCACCGCCTCCGACCAGGAACTGTTCGACATCATCGACCTGGTCTCGGGTTGGTTGTACTACACCGACCAGGATCACCTGTTCTACATCCCGTACTACTACCAGGCGGGCACCGAGTTGGGCTGGCCCACCATCCAGAGCCCGCACCTCGCGGGCCTGAACCGGTACAGCTACCCGACCATGCGGGAACAGGTTCCGCGGGACATCCCGATGACGTTCAAGCCCGGGGTGATGCGTGACATGGACGGCTGGATCCGTCGGCATGCCGACCACATGCTCTTCATCTACGGCCAGAACGACCCGTGGGCTGCCGAGAAGTTCCGTCCCGGCAAGGGCTCGCGCGACTCCTACGTCCTCACCGGCCCCGGCGCCAACCACGACATCCTCGTGCCAGATCTGACGGAATCCGACAGGACTCTGGCAACTGCCAAGATCCTGGAGTGGGCGGGCGTCGCCGACGCCGCGGTCCTGGCCGACCCGGCGCAGGCGAAGCCACTGGCGAAGTACGACGCCGCGCTCGACAAGGCGGACTCCGAGCGCGAGCCGAGGCGGCGCCGATAG
- the galU gene encoding UTP--glucose-1-phosphate uridylyltransferase GalU gives MTQSHPVIKKAVIPAAGLGTRFLPATKATPKEMLPVVDKPAIQYVVEEAVSAGLDDVLMITGRNKRPLEDHFDRNYELESALIAKGDDDRLKKVQESSDLATMHYVRQGDPRGLGHAVLCAEPHVGSEPFAVLLGDDLIDPRDPLLRQMVDVHARTGGTVIALMEVDPSSVHLYGCAAIEPTDEEDVVRITGLVEKPEPAEAPSNYAVIGRYVLHPAIFGILRETEPGRGGEIQLTDALQKLAADESVGGPVHGVVFRGRRYDTGDRGDYLRAIVRLACEREDLGPDFRTWLHRYVTEEM, from the coding sequence ATGACTCAGTCGCACCCAGTGATCAAGAAGGCCGTCATCCCCGCAGCGGGTCTCGGCACTCGGTTCCTTCCGGCGACCAAGGCGACCCCCAAGGAAATGCTTCCGGTCGTTGACAAGCCGGCGATCCAGTACGTGGTCGAAGAGGCCGTCTCGGCCGGTCTGGACGACGTGCTGATGATCACAGGGCGTAACAAGCGACCGCTCGAGGACCACTTCGACCGGAACTACGAGCTCGAGTCGGCGCTGATCGCCAAGGGGGACGACGACCGCCTGAAGAAGGTCCAGGAGTCCAGCGACCTGGCCACCATGCACTACGTCCGCCAGGGCGACCCCCGCGGCCTCGGCCACGCCGTCCTGTGCGCCGAGCCGCACGTGGGCAGCGAGCCCTTCGCCGTCCTGCTCGGCGACGACCTCATCGACCCGCGCGACCCGCTGCTGCGGCAGATGGTCGACGTCCACGCGCGCACCGGCGGCACGGTCATCGCGCTGATGGAGGTCGACCCCTCCAGCGTCCACCTCTACGGCTGCGCCGCGATCGAGCCCACCGACGAGGAGGACGTCGTCCGGATCACCGGGCTCGTCGAGAAGCCGGAGCCGGCGGAGGCGCCCAGCAACTACGCGGTCATCGGACGCTATGTCCTGCACCCGGCGATCTTCGGCATACTGCGGGAGACCGAGCCGGGCCGCGGTGGAGAGATCCAGCTCACCGACGCCCTGCAGAAGCTGGCCGCCGACGAGAGCGTGGGCGGCCCGGTGCACGGCGTGGTCTTCCGCGGCCGCCGCTACGACACCGGGGACCGGGGGGACTACCTGCGGGCCATCGTCCGACTCGCGTGCGAACGTGAGGACCTGGGCCCGGACTTCCGCACCTGGCTTCACCGTTACGTCACGGAGGAGATGTAG
- a CDS encoding penicillin acylase family protein produces the protein MPANESGPSAKKKGRRARLIVLVMVLALLAGLGYGAYWSVDTVRASFPQTTGSLKVPGLTGTVDVKRDEHGIPQLYADNDEDLFRAQGFVHAQDRFWEMDVRRHMTSGRLSEMFGSGQVETDAFLRTLGWRHVAQEEYDKKLSPETKKYLQAYADGVNAYLKGKSGKDLSVEHAALKLSDSYQPERWSPVDSVAWLKAMAWDLRGNMQDEIDRSLMTNKLSQAQIDELYPPYPFDRNKPIVEGGTVAGGKYAPQGTPGAGSTGTGKGTGTGTGTGAGAGANTGAGTGTATGTGTGSQTAPNGGSTATPTGLADNATAQGATVGLRTQLGSLAKTLDEIPAILGPNGSGIGSNSWVVSGQYTTTGKPLLANDPHLSPQLPSVWYQMGLHCRAASPQCQYDVAGYTFSGMPGVVIGHNADIAWGMTNLGADVTDLYLEQVRPEGYVYDNKVVPFTTREEEIKVAGGKSKTITVRTTNNGPLISDRSDELETVGSRAPVPSSAPDRGNGYAVALRWTALDPGKSMDAVFKLDRAKDFNSFRAAAADFEVPSQNLIYADNKGANGNIGYQAPGRIPVRNQGDGRLPAPGWDPKYTWKGGRDGNAGYIPQNEMPWELNPARGYIVTANQAVTESGTGAGKYPYVLTTDWGYGARSQRINDLIEAKTKDNGKISTDDMRTMQMDNSSEIAALLTPMLAKIQVSDPDVRSAQKLLEGWNYTQEPDSAAAAYFNAVWRNILKLAFGDKMPKELRVEGSCMNVREESTGPNDDLAKTVRECGTRGPDSAQPDGGDRWFEVVRRLVKDEKSQWWKATPKTVHDKPITTRDELFARAMEDARWELTAKLGKDQSTWSWGRLHQLTLKNQTIGKEGPGFMQWLLNRGPWNVGGGEATVNATGWNASSGYEVTWVPSMRMVVNLGDLDKSRWINLTGASGHAYDSAYTDQTALWAKGELLDWPFGKDAVDKSTVDTLTLKPAGSN, from the coding sequence ATGCCCGCCAATGAATCCGGACCTTCCGCCAAGAAGAAGGGACGACGCGCACGCCTGATCGTGCTCGTCATGGTCCTGGCGCTCTTGGCGGGCCTCGGCTACGGCGCGTACTGGAGCGTGGACACCGTGCGCGCCTCCTTCCCGCAGACCACCGGCTCCCTCAAGGTCCCCGGCCTGACCGGGACCGTCGACGTCAAGCGCGACGAGCACGGCATTCCGCAGCTCTACGCCGACAACGACGAGGACCTCTTCCGCGCGCAGGGCTTCGTGCACGCGCAGGACCGGTTCTGGGAGATGGACGTACGCCGCCACATGACCTCCGGCCGCCTGTCGGAGATGTTCGGCTCCGGCCAGGTCGAGACCGACGCCTTCCTGCGTACGCTCGGCTGGCGCCACGTCGCGCAGGAGGAGTACGACAAGAAGCTCTCGCCCGAGACGAAGAAGTACCTCCAGGCCTACGCCGACGGGGTCAACGCGTACCTGAAGGGGAAGTCCGGCAAGGACCTCTCCGTCGAGCACGCCGCCCTCAAGCTGAGCGACAGCTACCAGCCCGAGCGGTGGTCGCCGGTGGACTCGGTGGCCTGGCTCAAGGCGATGGCCTGGGACCTGCGCGGCAACATGCAGGACGAGATCGACCGCTCGCTGATGACGAACAAGCTCTCGCAGGCGCAGATCGACGAGCTCTACCCGCCGTACCCCTTCGACCGGAACAAGCCGATCGTCGAGGGCGGCACCGTCGCGGGCGGCAAGTACGCGCCCCAGGGCACCCCCGGCGCCGGCTCGACCGGCACGGGCAAGGGCACCGGTACTGGCACCGGCACGGGAGCCGGCGCCGGTGCGAACACGGGTGCGGGCACCGGCACGGCCACCGGCACCGGCACCGGCTCGCAGACCGCCCCCAACGGCGGCAGCACGGCCACCCCCACCGGCCTCGCCGACAACGCCACCGCCCAGGGCGCGACCGTGGGCCTGCGCACGCAGCTCGGCTCCCTCGCCAAGACCCTGGACGAGATCCCGGCCATCCTCGGCCCCAACGGCAGCGGCATCGGTTCGAACTCCTGGGTCGTCTCGGGCCAGTACACGACCACCGGCAAGCCGCTCCTCGCGAACGACCCGCACCTCTCCCCGCAGCTGCCCTCGGTCTGGTACCAGATGGGCCTGCACTGCCGCGCCGCCTCGCCCCAGTGCCAGTACGACGTGGCCGGCTACACCTTCTCCGGCATGCCCGGTGTGGTCATCGGCCACAACGCCGACATCGCCTGGGGCATGACCAACCTCGGCGCCGACGTCACCGACCTCTACCTCGAGCAGGTCAGGCCCGAGGGCTACGTCTACGACAACAAGGTCGTCCCCTTCACCACCCGTGAAGAGGAGATCAAGGTCGCGGGCGGCAAGAGCAAGACGATCACCGTCCGCACCACCAACAACGGACCGCTGATCTCCGACCGCAGCGACGAGCTCGAGACCGTCGGCTCCCGCGCCCCCGTCCCCAGCTCGGCCCCCGACCGCGGCAACGGCTACGCCGTCGCCCTGCGCTGGACCGCGCTGGACCCCGGCAAGTCGATGGACGCGGTGTTCAAGCTCGACCGGGCCAAGGACTTCAACAGCTTCCGCGCCGCGGCCGCCGACTTCGAGGTCCCGTCGCAGAACCTGATCTACGCCGACAACAAGGGCGCCAACGGCAACATCGGCTACCAGGCCCCGGGCCGCATCCCCGTCCGCAACCAGGGCGACGGCCGCCTGCCGGCGCCCGGCTGGGACCCCAAGTACACCTGGAAGGGCGGCCGGGACGGCAACGCCGGCTACATCCCGCAGAACGAGATGCCCTGGGAGCTGAACCCGGCGCGCGGCTACATCGTCACCGCCAACCAGGCCGTCACCGAGTCCGGCACCGGCGCGGGCAAGTACCCGTACGTGCTGACCACCGACTGGGGATACGGGGCCCGCAGCCAGCGGATCAACGACCTCATCGAGGCGAAGACCAAGGACAACGGCAAGATCTCCACCGATGACATGCGGACCATGCAGATGGACAACAGCAGCGAGATCGCCGCGCTGCTGACCCCGATGCTGGCCAAGATCCAGGTCTCGGACCCGGACGTGCGCTCGGCGCAGAAGCTGCTGGAGGGCTGGAACTACACGCAGGAGCCCGATTCGGCGGCGGCCGCGTACTTCAACGCGGTCTGGCGCAACATCCTCAAGCTGGCCTTCGGCGACAAGATGCCGAAGGAGCTGCGGGTCGAGGGCAGCTGCATGAACGTCCGCGAGGAGAGCACCGGCCCGAACGACGACCTCGCCAAGACGGTCCGCGAGTGCGGTACGCGCGGTCCCGACTCGGCTCAGCCGGACGGCGGCGACCGCTGGTTCGAGGTGGTCCGCCGCCTGGTCAAGGACGAGAAGTCGCAGTGGTGGAAGGCCACCCCGAAGACCGTCCACGACAAGCCGATCACCACCCGCGACGAGCTCTTCGCCCGGGCCATGGAGGACGCCCGCTGGGAGCTCACCGCCAAGCTCGGCAAGGACCAGTCGACCTGGAGCTGGGGCCGGCTGCACCAGCTGACGCTGAAGAACCAGACCATCGGCAAGGAGGGCCCGGGCTTCATGCAGTGGCTCCTCAACCGAGGCCCCTGGAACGTGGGCGGCGGCGAGGCCACCGTCAATGCCACCGGCTGGAACGCCTCCAGCGGGTACGAGGTCACCTGGGTGCCGTCGATGCGGATGGTCGTCAACCTCGGCGACCTGGACAAGTCCCGCTGGATCAACCTGACCGGCGCCTCGGGCCACGCGTACGACAGCGCGTACACGGACCAGACGGCGCTGTGGGCCAAGGGTGAACTGCTGGACTGGCCCTTCGGAAAGGACGCTGTCGACAAGTCGACGGTCGATACCCTGACGCTCAAGCCGGCCGGCTCGAACTAG
- a CDS encoding 5-formyltetrahydrofolate cyclo-ligase: protein MVKKLPGNHPFPPEKTSLRRELLAARRALSPEARATAARALSRSALALPELAGARTVAAYVSVGAEPGTRELLDALRAAGKRVLLPLLLPDNDLDWAEYEGPGSLAEAAHPGKMRLLEPAGAPLGPEAVTGADAVLLPGLAVDGRGMRLGRGGGSYDRVLARLERAGAHPALVVLLYDEEVVARVPEEPHDHPVQAVATPSGVVRFG from the coding sequence GTGGTAAAGAAACTGCCCGGGAATCACCCCTTCCCGCCCGAAAAGACATCCCTGCGCCGGGAGCTCCTCGCCGCCCGCCGCGCCCTGTCCCCCGAGGCCCGCGCTACGGCGGCCCGCGCGCTCTCCCGCTCCGCCCTGGCCCTGCCCGAGCTGGCCGGTGCTCGCACGGTCGCGGCGTACGTCTCCGTCGGCGCCGAACCGGGCACCCGCGAACTGCTCGACGCCCTACGGGCCGCCGGCAAGCGCGTGCTGCTGCCCCTGTTGCTGCCCGACAACGACCTCGACTGGGCCGAGTACGAGGGCCCGGGCAGCCTCGCCGAAGCCGCGCACCCGGGGAAGATGCGGCTGCTGGAGCCCGCCGGCGCGCCGCTCGGCCCGGAGGCGGTGACCGGCGCCGACGCCGTGCTGCTGCCCGGGCTCGCGGTGGACGGGCGCGGGATGCGGCTCGGCCGCGGCGGAGGCTCGTACGACCGGGTGCTGGCGCGGCTGGAGCGCGCCGGCGCGCATCCGGCGCTGGTGGTGCTCCTCTACGACGAAGAGGTGGTCGCGCGGGTCCCGGAGGAACCGCACGACCACCCCGTCCAGGCGGTGGCCACCCCGTCGGGGGTGGTGCGCTTCGGCTAG
- the glp gene encoding gephyrin-like molybdotransferase Glp encodes MSSSAPHDTGHHRLWSVDEHLADVLTTVRPLEPIELQLLDAQGCVLVEDVTVPVALPPFDNSSMDGYAVRTADVQGASEEFPAVLAVIGDVAAGSGELPTVGPGQAARIMTGAPLPPGAEAVVPVEWTDGGTGGGAASGMTPASAAPEGAGGEVRVHRAAEARAHVRARGSDVQAGDLALAAGTVLGPPQIALLAAIGRGTVRVRPRPRVVVLSTGSELVQPGEALAAGTIYDSNSFALAAAARDAGAIAYRVGAVADDADTLRATIEDQLIRADLLVTTGGVSVGAYDVVKEALTAAASGGEGEASGGVDFRKLAMQPGKPQGFGTVGPDHTPLMALPGNPVSSYVSFELFVRPAIRALMGLPKSEVSRPSVRAVLEADKPLGSPAARRQFLRGRYDAETGTVSPVGGSGSHLIAALAHADSLIVVPEDVTSVEPGTELEVILLG; translated from the coding sequence TTGAGCAGTTCCGCACCGCACGACACCGGCCACCACCGTCTGTGGTCGGTGGACGAGCACCTCGCGGACGTCCTCACCACCGTCCGGCCGCTGGAGCCCATCGAACTCCAGCTGCTGGACGCCCAGGGCTGTGTCCTGGTCGAGGACGTCACCGTGCCCGTCGCCCTCCCGCCCTTCGACAACAGCTCCATGGACGGGTACGCCGTCCGCACGGCCGACGTCCAGGGTGCGAGCGAGGAGTTCCCCGCGGTGCTCGCCGTCATCGGCGACGTGGCGGCGGGCAGCGGCGAACTGCCCACCGTCGGCCCCGGCCAGGCCGCCCGCATCATGACCGGCGCCCCGCTGCCGCCCGGCGCGGAAGCCGTCGTACCGGTCGAGTGGACCGACGGCGGCACCGGCGGCGGCGCCGCCTCCGGGATGACCCCGGCCAGCGCGGCGCCCGAGGGCGCGGGCGGCGAGGTACGGGTCCACCGCGCGGCCGAGGCCCGGGCGCACGTCCGCGCGCGCGGAAGCGACGTACAGGCCGGCGACCTGGCGCTGGCCGCCGGCACGGTCCTCGGCCCGCCGCAGATCGCGCTGCTGGCGGCCATCGGCCGCGGCACGGTCCGGGTCCGGCCGCGCCCGCGCGTGGTCGTCCTGTCCACCGGCAGCGAACTGGTCCAGCCGGGTGAGGCGCTGGCCGCCGGCACGATCTACGACTCCAACAGCTTCGCGCTGGCCGCCGCCGCCCGCGACGCCGGCGCCATCGCCTACCGCGTCGGCGCGGTCGCCGACGACGCCGACACCCTGCGCGCCACCATCGAGGACCAGCTGATCCGGGCCGACCTGCTGGTCACCACGGGCGGGGTCAGCGTCGGCGCGTACGACGTGGTGAAGGAGGCCCTGACCGCCGCGGCGTCCGGCGGCGAGGGGGAGGCGTCCGGCGGCGTCGACTTCCGCAAGCTCGCCATGCAGCCCGGCAAGCCGCAGGGCTTCGGGACCGTCGGCCCCGACCACACCCCGCTGATGGCCCTGCCCGGCAACCCGGTGTCCTCCTACGTCTCCTTCGAGCTGTTCGTGCGTCCCGCGATCCGGGCGCTCATGGGCCTGCCGAAGTCCGAGGTCAGCCGGCCGAGCGTGCGCGCCGTGCTGGAGGCCGACAAGCCGCTCGGCTCCCCGGCCGCCCGCCGCCAGTTCCTCCGCGGCCGGTACGACGCCGAGACGGGCACCGTCAGCCCGGTCGGCGGATCCGGCTCTCACCTGATCGCCGCGCTGGCGCACGCCGACTCGCTGATCGTCGTACCGGAGGACGTCACCTCGGTGGAGCCCGGGACCGAGCTGGAAGTGATCCTGCTCGGCTGA